The following proteins come from a genomic window of Nostoc sp. ATCC 53789:
- a CDS encoding glycosyltransferase has product MKINSSNSLLAVPTGPLKISELPPNNVGITGESIHLSLVIPTYKERDNIQNVVSILSQLLDESIPGKYELIVVDDDSPDRTWEIAQSLTTEYPQLRVMRREQERGLSSAVIRGWQAATGNVLGVIDGDLQHPPEVLMQLLRSVEQGADLAVASRHVEGGGVSSWSVVRRLLSRGAQLLGLVILPGVLGRVSDPMSGYFMVRRSAIANATLNPVGYKILLEVIGRGKVDEVAEVGYVFCERKEGESKVTWKQYIDYIHHLVRLRLTGGNKKQKLTQQTGFPIGRFIRFGLVGLSGVFVDMTILYLLSDPTTLAWPLTRSKIMAGEIAILNNFLWNDAWTFADVSARQQEWHQRLKRFLKFNAICLAGLVLNVLVLNLVFNFLIPNRYIANFIAIAVATIWNFWINLKLSWRVTEVK; this is encoded by the coding sequence ATGAAGATAAACTCATCCAACTCGCTGTTAGCAGTACCAACAGGCCCACTAAAGATTTCAGAGTTGCCCCCTAATAATGTGGGTATAACTGGTGAATCTATCCATTTATCTCTAGTAATTCCTACTTATAAAGAGCGTGACAACATCCAGAATGTGGTCAGTATATTGAGTCAGTTACTGGATGAATCAATTCCAGGAAAATATGAACTAATTGTGGTAGACGATGATAGCCCAGACCGAACTTGGGAAATAGCACAATCTCTGACAACAGAATACCCTCAGTTGCGGGTGATGCGACGAGAACAAGAGCGGGGGCTATCTTCGGCAGTGATTCGTGGGTGGCAAGCAGCTACGGGAAATGTGTTAGGGGTAATTGATGGAGATTTGCAGCATCCGCCAGAGGTGCTAATGCAACTGTTGCGTAGTGTTGAGCAGGGAGCGGATTTGGCAGTAGCTAGTCGTCATGTTGAAGGAGGGGGTGTTAGTAGCTGGAGTGTTGTCAGACGTTTATTGTCTCGTGGCGCTCAATTATTAGGCTTGGTTATTTTGCCGGGAGTACTGGGCAGAGTTTCTGACCCGATGAGTGGTTATTTTATGGTGCGTCGAAGTGCGATCGCTAATGCAACACTCAATCCAGTGGGATACAAAATTCTCTTAGAAGTAATCGGACGCGGAAAGGTAGATGAAGTTGCCGAAGTTGGATATGTATTTTGTGAACGCAAAGAGGGTGAAAGCAAAGTTACATGGAAACAATACATAGATTACATTCACCATTTAGTAAGGTTACGGCTAACCGGAGGTAATAAAAAACAAAAACTTACTCAACAAACGGGTTTCCCCATTGGCCGATTTATCCGCTTTGGCTTAGTTGGACTGAGTGGGGTATTTGTGGATATGACAATTCTTTATTTACTCAGCGATCCCACTACCTTGGCTTGGCCCCTAACACGCAGCAAAATTATGGCTGGTGAAATTGCGATTTTAAATAATTTTTTGTGGAATGACGCTTGGACATTTGCTGATGTCAGCGCCAGACAGCAAGAATGGCATCAACGCCTAAAGCGGTTTTTGAAGTTCAACGCCATTTGCCTTGCTGGCTTAGTATTGAATGTACTGGTATTAAATTTGGTATTCAATTTTCTTATTCCTAACCGTTATATTGCCAACTTTATTGCGATCGCAGTTGCTACTATCTGGAATTTCTGGATTAATTTGAAACTTAGCTGGCGTGTCACCGAAGTAAAATAA